TCTCCGTATCTTTTGCCCCCGTCAATATACCCGGCAACAAGGCCTTTCTGCTCCTGGACGGAGGGAAGAGATCGCGATGCACCTCCAATATGACGGGCATGGATGATAGGGGATCATTTTTTTCATACCTGAAATGGAACGCATTATCGCGGCGATATCTGAGTTGCTTAGCGGTTTCAGGGCTCGATACCTCTTCTGCCGGCGCATAGCCCGATCCCAGAATGTATCTCTCAACGGACGGCAGATCCTCGTTACGGACCAGGATGTCGATATCGTACATATACCGCAACGGCAAATTTTCGTATAAGGTGTTGATGAAAAATATACCCTTCAGAGGCATCACCCTGACGCCCGCCTGCTTAAGGCCCGATGCTATGCGCCTGAACTCTTCCGACAGGAAAAGGTTTCTTGTTATGATGTGATCGATCTCTGCCCCGGCGTGCAGGCCGGCGGGCATAACGGAAGGGTCTATCTTGCCGAGGTGATAATAGACAAGGGGTTTTATATGATGATAGGAAGCAATATCTGCAACCTTTTGCCAGTCAATATGTTGACCGAGAAGGTCTCTTATTTCCGATCTTATCCGGTCGTCAGTCTTGATCCTGGCACATAGCACGACGAGTCGTTCTTCGTAAGACAAATTTGCCTCTTTTTGAAAAATTTTTCTATACCCGGACGGACATCCCGGTAATTATAGCATTTTATACAACCCTGTGATATATTTAATTTCTATAAGGAGCGCGGGTATATGTGCAGGAAGGGCCGAAGGATGGCTTCGCAGATAGACATTATCATAATTACATATGATGCCAGAGATAAACTTGAGCGCTGCCTCAGGTCGATAGTAAGGAATACCGGAGGCCTAAGTTATCGGATAACTGTCGTCGACAATGGATGCACCGATGGTACATCCGGTTTTTTAAATATCTACCACCGCAAAAATAAATATGTGGATATAATCCGGTCCGATAAGAACCTTGGCTTCAGCGGAGGCGCCAATATAGCATTAAAGAATACCCGTAACGAATTGATCTGCCTCATGGATGACGATGTAGAAGTGACCGGGGGATGGTTAAGAGAACTGCGGAGAGAGATAAAGGCCAGGCCGGATGCCGGTATCGTAGGCTGTAAGATATTATCCGGTGACGGGAGGATATGGTCTGCGGATTACAGGATACGGTTATTGAATTCCATCGGGATAGGTGAGATAGACAGGGGGCAGCGGGATTACATAAAGGAGTGCGATGCCCTCGTAGGGCCATGCTGGCTGATGAGAAGGCGTATTTTAGACAAAGTGGGTTACTTCGACGAGCGGTTTTTCCCATGCCAGAACGAAGACATAGATTACTGCCTCAGGACAAGGCTTGCCGGTTATAAGATCGTTTATGACGGCAGGGCCAGGATCATCCACCATCATCTTTTCAGGGATGGTGGCACGGCGCAGAATCATAGGAACAGGCAAAGGTTCCTGAGAAAATGGGGAAAAGGGCTATTGCGATTCCCCCTTAAAGACAGCGAACCCGCAGACAGGCACATGGCGAACGGGATAGACCATCTTGAAATGGGCGACTTCAAAAAGGCACTTGATGAGTTTCGAAAGATGGGAAGGCGCGACAAGAGATTTTTAGAGCCGGCGTATATCGGGACGGCATTGGCCGGTATGCATGAATACGGGAAAGCGGTCGAGCAGTTTAAAGAAGCCATCTATTCAAATCCCTCGAATATGGGAGCGCATCACCGGCTAGCCCTGATCTACAAAAAGATGGGCCTGGTCAAAAAGGCCAGAGATGCGGCGGCAAGGACGTTCGATTTCGTGACATCGAGATCAGCGTGATCCTGTAATGCAGGCGATATGAGATATAGACGTAAATATACAAATAAGTATCTGTCTATAAGCGTCGACACTAACAGCAGCCGTGTTTATAAATTGGTCGACAATTTTCTGGATTTTAAGAAGAGCCGCGATTCCGGGCCGCGGATAAAGATGGACTTCCGCGTGGATGAGATCAGCGATAAGCGCCCGGATGTAAACGACGGCCCGATCCACAGAAGCAGGATCGGGAGGGACGGCGCTCTATTATCTTCGGGGGATAACAGGATAGCGACGGTTGTCATCGATCCCGGGCGAGGTATGGTGAGGGGAACGGTCCTGAATTTTCAGGAACCTTATAAGGAATACATCCTTGATTTTCTCCTGATGCAACCGTTGCGCCGTATACTGGCTCGCCATAGATTGTTCTTCCTGCACGTCTCCGCAGTATGTAAGGACGGTGATTGTATACTTATAAGCGGTCCGCAGAATAGCGGCAAGAGCACGCTTGCGTTGACCCTTGCCAGGAACCGGTTCGATCTTTTAACGGATGACGACTGTTTTATCAGATCGGCAAAAAGAGGTATCCGGCTGTTCCCTTTTCCCACAAAAATGGGTTTAAACGATGCAGCTGTCAAAAGGTATCCGGAACTGCATAAATATGCTTTAAAAGATTACCGTTACGGCGGGAAGCGTCGTCTCTCCCTGGGCTCCTTTTATCCCAAGGCCGATAGAACGGAAGATTACAGGTGTAAGATGGTGATATTCCCGAAATATAAGGCGCATGCGGAGACCGCCATAAAAAAGATTCCCGGGAAAGGGGCGCTGGACAGATTATTTTATAATGACCTGACAAGCTATACTAGGGCCGATATAGAGAATATGTTCTGGGCTCTATACAATATTACTCAGGATGCCGGCTATTTTGAGCTTACATACAACGATGCCGGATTGGATAAGATCCCGGGGATAGTCCATAAGGCGTTTATGAAAGTCCCAAGATAAGCCAGCGTGTCTCAGGGCGATATAAGTGTCCTTTTTATAAAACGCAATATTTTGACGGTATAGGCCTCGAGCATAGAGACTGCCCCAAGGATATGATTCGTAATCCGCCATACGATATTGTCTAAATGCATCTCTTTACCGCATCTCCTTACGGCGATCGCCTTGCCTATAAGCCGTTCTGACAGCAAAGGCATGTCTATATACGGCAGGTTATCCCCTTTGGTTATGAAGAAAGGGCCGTATCTGTATAGAAATCTATGTATATAGAGATGGCTGCTGAGCTTGCATATTACCAGATCTCCAAGAGACAGATCCTTTAGCACCAGTTTGCTGGTTACGATCTGGTCTCCGACCCGTAAGAACGGCCTCATACTATAATTGCTGGAGACCTCAAATATAAAAGTTTTATCAGACTCTATATGATCCTTAAGCAACGACAACGCTACAGCATTTATATGTTCGCTCATATGGTATATATCGGTCTTTTGGATTATACTTCTTTCCCTTCATTTGCGTCAACCATTTCTTTAGCCGAGGTTAAATATTTTTGTAATTGAACGGATAAAAGTACTAGGGTATAATTAACCCGGTAAAGACGTGCAAGTTCTGCGCGCCTGTAGCTCAAACGGATAGAGTGGCTGGCTTCGAACCAGTAGGCTGGGTGTTCGATTCACCCCAGGCGCGCCATAGAATTTGCTGTAGCTTTCCGATAGGCAAATTCATACCGAAGCCTGCTCTGAAAATTTCTTCGAAATTTTCAGAGCGTTTAGGCGAGGGATATAGAGCATCAGTAAGGTTACCGGCTATAACGCGTTGGTCGCAGCGAGGCCGAAGCGACGCGGGCGTGGTGGAATTGGCAGACACGCATGGCTTAGGACCATGTGGGGCAACCCTTGGGGGTTCAAATCCCTCCGCCCGCACCATCGCTATTTTTTATAGATCCGGTTTGAATGGCGAAGTAGAATATTGCATTTTCTTCTTCCTTTTGCTATAATTAAAGTCCTTATTTCCCCGAATTAGAGGGAAGGGGCGCAGAGCGTCCCCCAAAACATATCTATAACTTGTGAAGGGAGGGGAACAGCATCTCTGTTGTTTGACAGTATAAGCGACGGCCGCGTAGCTTCCGTCTTCGCATTCAACCAGAGATATGCATGATGCTTCGGCGGATTTCGGGCATGTATTGCGTATAGTCGGGTTTAGCCCTCAACAATTTTTGTGCTAATCGGCTCTTTGATGCGATTCAGGGGAGTTATTCAGTGGCCCGCGTAGCTTCCGCCTTCGCATTCAACGCGTAATCGGCAGAATGCTTCGGCGAGATTTCGCTTGCAGGGCTAAGGAGTTTATAGACAGCGCCCGCGTAGCTCAATTGGCAGAGCAGGACACTCTTAATGTCAAGGTTCCAAGTTCGATTCTTGGCGCGGGCACCATTAGATTTGCATGCTATTACGGGTGGCAAATCTATTCCCGCACATATTGCAAAAATATCGAAGAGATTTTTGCAATGCTTATGTGCGGGAATATAAATAAGATTTTTTTAATTTCAGGAGAAATTTACAGTACGGTTTTTCCTTAGAGCACTCTTTCAAATTATGAATTTTCAGAGAAAATTCATAATTTATTGTTTCGCTCTAAGGACGTAAATTTCAGGAGAAATTTACAGGCGGCGGTAATTCAGTGGTAGAATGCCAGCTTGCCAAGCTGGATGTCGTGGGTTCGAAACCCATCCGCCGCTCCATCCTACTTCGCTCAAAGCTTTTCAGCTTTGAGCTTCGTAGAGATTAAGGATAGGAGGCAAAATTTTCACAGGGGAATGTTTCCCCCCCCTTCTCTTAAGATCTTTACCCCTTTACATAGGTGTCGCTTTCGCGACCTTGTATCTAGACAAAACAGCAAGGAGGCGTTATTTCTATGAAGATCATGGAGTTTTTGAACAAAAAGGCCATTGCTACGAACCTCAAGGCGGCCGACAAGGAAGGCGTGATACGCGAACTTGTCGACCTCCTTTCGAAGGCCGGAGAGATCAAAAATAAAGAAGAACTCGTAAAGGCCCTCCTGGCGCGCGAATCGCTCGGTTCCACCGGCATAGGACAGGGGATAGGCATACCGCATGCCAAGTCACAGAACGTGAAGGAACTGGTAGCGGCGTTCGGGCTTTCACAGAAGGGTGTCAATTTCGATTCTCTGGACGGAGAGGCGGTATATATATTCTTCCTACTGCTGGCCCCGGAAGAATCCGCGGGACCTCACCTAAAGGCGCTCGCCAGAATATCCCGTATGCTCAAGGATAAGTATTTCAGGGAGCTTCTCAGGAAGGCGAAAGATGAAAAAGAGGTGCTCCATATCATTCAGGAAGAAGACGCGAAGAAGTACTGATTTAGCTATCAGCTATCAGTCATCAGCCGTCAGCTAACAGCGGCTGAAAGCTGAAAAGATGAAAAGATGAAAATACTTAAGGCGTTCAAGTGGTTATACCCCGGCATGTGGGTAAAACGATGGATCCTTTTGACGGTCTTCGGGATCATCATGATATCCATGGGGTTCGTCATGGTCATATTGGAGCAGAGTTCGCGGAATAAGACATTCGCCGCAACCGTCATCATATTCGGTATACTATCCGTGATCACCGGTGTAAAGAGGATCATAAAATCTTTCGTCACCATCCTGTTGCCCCAGCATATGGACACCCTCGTCGATAAGGTATACCAGAAGCGCATACTGGAGAGGGGGCCGAGGATCGTGGTGATCGGCGGGGGGACCGGGCTCTCCACTCTTCTGCACGGCCTTAAAGAGTATACGAGCAATATCACCGCCATCGTCACCGTGGCGGATGACGGCGGATCATCCGGCCGTCTCAGGGAGGATTTCGACGTGCTGCCGCCCGGCGATATAAGGAACTGCCTCGTCGCCCTGGCCGACGCGGAACCGCTCATGGGCAAACTCTTCCAGTTCAGGTTCGGCGAAGGCACGGAACTGAGCGGCCACAGCTTCGGCAATCTCTTCATAACGGCTATGTCGAAAGTGGCCGGCAACTTTGACGCGGCTATAAAGGAATCGAGCAAGGTGCTTGCCATACGGGGGAGCGTCCTCCCTTCCACGCTGGAAAAGGTGACGCTTATGGCAAAGCACGAAGACGGCTCCGAAACGGTGGGAGAGAGCCAGATCCCGAAAGCGAAGAGCCCCATCAGGAGGATATTCCTGCGTCCGGTGAACTGCAGGCCGACCGACGAAGCGGTCGAGGCCATAAAGAGGGCCGACGCCATAGTGCTGGGTCCGGGAAGCCTCTACACCAGCATAATGCCGAACCTTCTTGTCGGCAAGATCTACCAGGAGATCCTATCCTCGAAGGCGTTGAAGATGTACGTGTGCAATGTCATGACACAGAAGGGCGAGACCGATGACTACAAGGCGAGCGACCACCTGAAGGCGATCATAGAGCATACGACGCCGGGGATCGTCGAATACTGTATCATGAACACGGCAAAGATACCGCCCGAAATACTGAAAAAGTATAAAGATGAAGAGGCTTATCCTGTGGTCCCGGATTCCGAGAACCTCAAGAAGATGAAGTGCAAGGTGATCGAAGCCCATATAGTCACCATCAGGGATTATGTCAGGCACGATGCCGTTAAACTGGCAAAGATAATAGTGGACCTTGTGACGAGCATCAAGAAAGCGAGATAGGGACCGGGATGACGGTAGAGAAGACGATCGTTATAAGAAATAAACAGGGCCTGCACGCCAGGCCGGCGGCCCTCTTTGTCCAGATAGCGAACAAATTCGACAGCGATATCACGGTCACGAAAGGCAAGGATAAAGTGAACGGGAAATCGATCATGGGCATAATGATGCTTGAGGCGGGGAGGGGCTCAAAGGTGACTATCGTCGCCACGGGCGACGACGCCGAACAGGCGATCACGGAGCTTGAGAACCTGCTCTTGAGCGATATGGAGGATTCGATACTTTGAAGGAGAGCGAAAAGGTGAAGGATAAAGAACTGATCCTGAAAGGTATCCCGGCATCTCCGGGCGTTACCATAGGAAAGGTCTTTCTTTTCGGCAGGGAGCAGTATTCGATACCCAGGCGCATAATAAATGAAGAGCAGATACAGAATGAGATAAAACGTTTCAAGGATGCGCTCATCCAGACTAAGCAGGAGATACTCGAGATAAAGAAAAGGATATCGGACGATATAGGCACGGAACACGGCCAGATATTCAGCGCCCATCTTCTCGTCATAGAAGACAGCATGCTAATAGAGGAGGTCATAGCAAAGCTTAAAAAAGACAGGCACTCCATAGAATACATCTTCCAGGATGTCCTCAAGAGATATATCAAGGTATTTTCCGAGATGGATGACGAGTACCTGAAAGAACGTATAAGCGATATAAACGATGTCGGCAGGCGTATACTCAGGAACCTTATAGGCGCCAAGGAAGACGCGCTCACGAATGTCAAAGAAAAGGTCGTGGTCGTCGCGTACGACCTGTCTCCTTCCGATACCGCGACCATGCACAAGACGAACGTGATAGGGTTCGCCACCGATATCGGCGGCCGGACGTCCCACACGGCCATAATGGCCAAGTCCCTTGAAATACCGGCAGTGGTCGGGCTGGAGGTGGTCACAAAGAAGGTAGGGAACGGTAATCCGATAATCGTAGACGGGACGCACGGCGTGGTCGTCATAAATCCTTCGCCGAAGACGCTTAAAAAGTATGAGCAGGAAAGGCAGAGATATATAGCGTTCGAGCACCGCCTCCAGGAACTGAAAGACCTGCCTTGCGTCACGCTTGACGGGAAGAAGATAGACCTCGCGGCAAACATAGAGGTGCCGGAAGACGTCGTGTCGGTCCTTGCCCACGGCGCCCAGGGCATAGGACTCTACAGGACAGAATATTTCTATATGAACAGAAAGGACCTGCCGAAAGAAGATGAGCAGTTCAAGGCGTATTCGGCGGTCGCGCGTAAGATAAAACCGCAGCCCATAGTCGTCAGGACGCTTGACCTGGGAGGGGACAAATTCCTTTCGCAATTCGAAGTGCCGCATGAGATGAACCCGTTCCTGGGCTGGCGCGCCATAAGGTTCTGCCTGGCGAGACCCGATATCTTCAAGGTGCAGCTCAGGGCCATCCTGCGCGCATCCGTATACGGGAATCTGAAGGTCATGTACCCGATGATCTCCGGCCTCGATGAGCTAAGGCAGGCGAACGCGCTGCTCGAAGAAGCGAAGAGGTCCCTGAAGAAGGAGTCGATACCGTTCAATGAAGATATAGAGGTCGGCGCCATGATAGAGGTCCCTTCAGCCGCCCTGGTAAGCCACATACTGGCCAAGGAAGTCGATTTCTTCTCTATAGGCACCAACGATCTTATCCAGTATGCCCTTGCCGTAGACAGGGTTAACGAGAAGATCGCTTACCTTTATGAACCGGCGCACCCGGCCGTGTTGATGCTCATAAAGAGCATAATAGACAACGGCCATAAGGCCGGCGTCTGGGTGGGCATGTGCGGAGAGATGGCGGGATATATAAACATGACCCTTATACTCCTCGGGCTCGGCCTGGACGAATTCAGCACCTCGCCTATAAATATCCCGGAGATAAAACAGATAATACGTTCCGTGAGCATGGAGCAGGCAAAAAAAATAGCGGAAGAGGCGCTCACGCTCTCCACGGGAAAAGAGGTCGAGAAGTTCGCGAAGAGGAAGCTCAGGGAGATACTGCCGGATATGGCTATAGGTATGGAGGACGAAGAATAGATGGGGACCGTCTCTCTCGACGATATTAAGGTAATAGGACGTTACGACCGCTCGAATATGATCGGGACTATAGAGTCATTCCCCTTCCAGTGCAGGGAAGCCGTTCGGATAGGAGGGTCATTCAGCCTTCCGTCGGGTCTTGCGGACGGCATAAATAATGTTGTATGCACGGGCCTCGGCGGCTCGGCGATAGGAGCAGACCTCGCGCGGTCATATGCGGCGGACGATGCGCGTATCCCGGTGATCGTTAACAGGAATTATGCCCTTCCGGGCTTCGTAGACGGACATTCGCTTGTCATCGTCTCCAGCTATTCAGGGAACACGGAGGAGACGCTGGCCGCATATAAAGATGCCCGTAAAAGGAACGCGCGTATAGCGGTGATCTCATCCGGCGGCGAACTGGCCCGCCGGGCCAAGAGCGACGCCGTCCCCATGGTCTCCATACCGGGCGGTCTTCAGCCGCGTTGTGCCGTAGGCTATTCTTTTTTCACCACCCTCATATTGCTTTCAAAGGCCGGCATAATAAAAGATCAGGCGGAAGATATCGAAGATGCGATAGCTATCCTGGAGGATTTGAGAGAAAAAGAGCTCGGGAGTCACGTGCCGGAAAAGAAGAACATCGCAAAGATGACGGCGCGTTCTCTCGCCGGTCTATTCCCGGTAATATACGGCGGGCAGGACCATATCGATTCTGTCGTTACCAGGTGGAGGGGCCAGATAGCGGAAAATTCGAAGACGCTTTCTTCCGCGCACCTATTCCCGGAGATGAACCATAATGAGATAGTGGGGTGGGCGCACCCGGATAATATTTTAAAACATTCCGCGGTCGTACTATTGAGGGACGCGGGGGACAGTCCCAGGGTCTCGAAGAGGATCGACATAACCAGGGGCATATTGAGCGATGAAGGGGTAAAGGTCAAAGAGGTATGGTCCAGGGGCGGGGGGCTTCTTGCGCGTATGCTATCCCTCGTCTATATAGGGGATTTTGTCAGTTTTTACCTCGCCATATTGAACGAAGAGGATCCCACCCCCGTCGAAAGGATCACCCGTCTAAAGAAGGAGCTGGCGAAGAGTTGACCGTCTTAATATTAGCCGCCGGCTACGCGGTGCGGCTTAAAGAGCTGACGCAGGATAACCCGAAGCCTCTCCTGGTGGTGGCGGGGAAGACCATCATAGACAGGATACTTGAGAAGGTAAAGGGTGCCGGGCCCGCAGGCAAGGTATATTTAATAACGAACGCGAAGTTCTTCGGGAAGTTCAGGGATTGGCATAAGGCTTCGCGGTATGGCGCGAAGGTCGAGTTGATAGACGACGGGTCCGTTTCGAATGAGACGAGGCTGGGAGCGATACGCGACATATACCTTGCGATAGAGAAGAAGGCGATCGATGACGATCTCCTGGTCATTGCCGGAGACAACCTCTTCGACTTCGACCTGGCTAAATTCCGTATTTTTGCGTCATCAAAAGTTGACGGTGTCTCTGTGGCCGTTCACGATATAAAGGACAGGGATGCCGCCGCCAGGAAGTTCGGTGTCGTTATGCTTGATGATGACGGGGTAGTAGCGGACTTCGAGGAGAAGCCGGAGGATCCGAAGTCGGCACTCATATCTACGGGGATATACTATTTCCCCAGGGCGAAGCTCTCGCTTATAAGGGATTATGTAAGGACTTCGGACCGGCTGGACGCCCCGGGTTATTACATAAGCTGGATGGTAAAGAACGATAAAGTGTACGGGTTCACATTTTCCGAAGATTGGTACGATATAGGAGATATCGAATCTTACAGGAAGGCGGACAGTACGTATTCAAAAAAGGAGAATTAGATATGGCGGCAAATAAGTATCTTTTTACCTCGGAAAGCGTTACGGAGGGCCACCCGGATAAGGTCTGCGACCAGGTATCCGATGCCGTTCTGGACAGCGTCTTAAGCCAGGACCCGGCCGGCCGCGTAGCGTGCGAGACCTATGTCACCATGGGGCTTATAATAATAGGCGGTGAGATAACCACTACCGCGTACGTAGATATACACAAGATGTGCAGGGACCTTTTGAGGGATATAGGTTAT
This DNA window, taken from Candidatus Omnitrophota bacterium, encodes the following:
- a CDS encoding nucleotidyltransferase family protein → MTVLILAAGYAVRLKELTQDNPKPLLVVAGKTIIDRILEKVKGAGPAGKVYLITNAKFFGKFRDWHKASRYGAKVELIDDGSVSNETRLGAIRDIYLAIEKKAIDDDLLVIAGDNLFDFDLAKFRIFASSKVDGVSVAVHDIKDRDAAARKFGVVMLDDDGVVADFEEKPEDPKSALISTGIYYFPRAKLSLIRDYVRTSDRLDAPGYYISWMVKNDKVYGFTFSEDWYDIGDIESYRKADSTYSKKEN
- a CDS encoding S24/S26 family peptidase; translation: MRPFLRVGDQIVTSKLVLKDLSLGDLVICKLSSHLYIHRFLYRYGPFFITKGDNLPYIDMPLLSERLIGKAIAVRRCGKEMHLDNIVWRITNHILGAVSMLEAYTVKILRFIKRTLISP
- the ptsP gene encoding phosphoenolpyruvate--protein phosphotransferase encodes the protein MLKGIPASPGVTIGKVFLFGREQYSIPRRIINEEQIQNEIKRFKDALIQTKQEILEIKKRISDDIGTEHGQIFSAHLLVIEDSMLIEEVIAKLKKDRHSIEYIFQDVLKRYIKVFSEMDDEYLKERISDINDVGRRILRNLIGAKEDALTNVKEKVVVVAYDLSPSDTATMHKTNVIGFATDIGGRTSHTAIMAKSLEIPAVVGLEVVTKKVGNGNPIIVDGTHGVVVINPSPKTLKKYEQERQRYIAFEHRLQELKDLPCVTLDGKKIDLAANIEVPEDVVSVLAHGAQGIGLYRTEYFYMNRKDLPKEDEQFKAYSAVARKIKPQPIVVRTLDLGGDKFLSQFEVPHEMNPFLGWRAIRFCLARPDIFKVQLRAILRASVYGNLKVMYPMISGLDELRQANALLEEAKRSLKKESIPFNEDIEVGAMIEVPSAALVSHILAKEVDFFSIGTNDLIQYALAVDRVNEKIAYLYEPAHPAVLMLIKSIIDNGHKAGVWVGMCGEMAGYINMTLILLGLGLDEFSTSPINIPEIKQIIRSVSMEQAKKIAEEALTLSTGKEVEKFAKRKLREILPDMAIGMEDEE
- a CDS encoding YvcK family protein, with the translated sequence MKILKAFKWLYPGMWVKRWILLTVFGIIMISMGFVMVILEQSSRNKTFAATVIIFGILSVITGVKRIIKSFVTILLPQHMDTLVDKVYQKRILERGPRIVVIGGGTGLSTLLHGLKEYTSNITAIVTVADDGGSSGRLREDFDVLPPGDIRNCLVALADAEPLMGKLFQFRFGEGTELSGHSFGNLFITAMSKVAGNFDAAIKESSKVLAIRGSVLPSTLEKVTLMAKHEDGSETVGESQIPKAKSPIRRIFLRPVNCRPTDEAVEAIKRADAIVLGPGSLYTSIMPNLLVGKIYQEILSSKALKMYVCNVMTQKGETDDYKASDHLKAIIEHTTPGIVEYCIMNTAKIPPEILKKYKDEEAYPVVPDSENLKKMKCKVIEAHIVTIRDYVRHDAVKLAKIIVDLVTSIKKAR
- a CDS encoding nucleotidyltransferase family protein; this translates as MLCARIKTDDRIRSEIRDLLGQHIDWQKVADIASYHHIKPLVYYHLGKIDPSVMPAGLHAGAEIDHIITRNLFLSEEFRRIASGLKQAGVRVMPLKGIFFINTLYENLPLRYMYDIDILVRNEDLPSVERYILGSGYAPAEEVSSPETAKQLRYRRDNAFHFRYEKNDPLSSMPVILEVHRDLFPPSRSRKALLPGILTGAKDTEIGDACVLAMAAEDLLIYLCIKQFSDHPYSPRLRGLCDISESLKYFGGNIDWDKMVKNSVRYDAAPMVYYALGLAGDLLMPGEAMVPAGVMHGLSPSILKKTVLGQSINKERFFSVIDEKRPIIHLINTYIFELMSVRGIMDILRLARTVLYNKDFYYYRILGSPGYKRWPLYLLRLLQAPFLLMKLLAKTLRRHS
- a CDS encoding HPr family phosphocarrier protein; this encodes MTVEKTIVIRNKQGLHARPAALFVQIANKFDSDITVTKGKDKVNGKSIMGIMMLEAGRGSKVTIVATGDDAEQAITELENLLLSDMEDSIL
- a CDS encoding glycosyltransferase — its product is MASQIDIIIITYDARDKLERCLRSIVRNTGGLSYRITVVDNGCTDGTSGFLNIYHRKNKYVDIIRSDKNLGFSGGANIALKNTRNELICLMDDDVEVTGGWLRELRREIKARPDAGIVGCKILSGDGRIWSADYRIRLLNSIGIGEIDRGQRDYIKECDALVGPCWLMRRRILDKVGYFDERFFPCQNEDIDYCLRTRLAGYKIVYDGRARIIHHHLFRDGGTAQNHRNRQRFLRKWGKGLLRFPLKDSEPADRHMANGIDHLEMGDFKKALDEFRKMGRRDKRFLEPAYIGTALAGMHEYGKAVEQFKEAIYSNPSNMGAHHRLALIYKKMGLVKKARDAAARTFDFVTSRSA
- a CDS encoding PTS sugar transporter subunit IIA translates to MKIMEFLNKKAIATNLKAADKEGVIRELVDLLSKAGEIKNKEELVKALLARESLGSTGIGQGIGIPHAKSQNVKELVAAFGLSQKGVNFDSLDGEAVYIFFLLLAPEESAGPHLKALARISRMLKDKYFRELLRKAKDEKEVLHIIQEEDAKKY
- a CDS encoding bifunctional phosphoglucose/phosphomannose isomerase, which encodes MGTVSLDDIKVIGRYDRSNMIGTIESFPFQCREAVRIGGSFSLPSGLADGINNVVCTGLGGSAIGADLARSYAADDARIPVIVNRNYALPGFVDGHSLVIVSSYSGNTEETLAAYKDARKRNARIAVISSGGELARRAKSDAVPMVSIPGGLQPRCAVGYSFFTTLILLSKAGIIKDQAEDIEDAIAILEDLREKELGSHVPEKKNIAKMTARSLAGLFPVIYGGQDHIDSVVTRWRGQIAENSKTLSSAHLFPEMNHNEIVGWAHPDNILKHSAVVLLRDAGDSPRVSKRIDITRGILSDEGVKVKEVWSRGGGLLARMLSLVYIGDFVSFYLAILNEEDPTPVERITRLKKELAKS